Genomic window (Kosakonia sp. BYX6):
GTCTATCTCGATCCGATGTTCCCGCATAAGCAAAAAAGCGCACTGGTGAAAAAGGAGATGCGGGTTTTTCAGTCGCTGGTTGGCCCGGATCTGGATGCCGATGGTTTGCTGGAACCTGCGCGGCAGTTAGCCATTAAGCGCGTGGTGGTGAAACGCCCGGATTACGCGCCGCCGCTGGCGGGTATTGCCACGCAATCGGCGGTGGTCACCAAAAGCCATCGTTTTGATATCTACCCCGGTTCCGGGGAATAAAAAACCCGGCCGCGTTGCGCGTACCGGGTTGTGATGTTGCGAAGCGGGCGGTTTTTACGCCGCTCGCTCACGAGGCATCAATCCTCTTCTTCGTCCCGCAGCGGGACAATCAGCATATCGACATGAACGGTGTTAATCAGCTGGCGCGCGGACGACATCAGCTTACTCCAGAAATCCTGATGATGACCGCAAACCACCAGGTCCATATCGTATTTTTTAATCGCATCGACCAGCACTTGCCCTAAATCACCGCTGCCGCTCAGGGTTTCGGTAATCGGGTAGCCTGCGTTGGTGGAAAGCTCAGTCAGCGCCTGGTGCGTTTCATCGGAGATGCGTTTTTGCATGTCGCCGAGATTCACATCAATCAGGCCTGTATAAAGATCGGAGTAATTTACATCGACATGTATAAGGGAAATTTTCGCGTTGTAAGGACGCGCCATGGATACTGCTTTCTCAACCAGCAATTTACTTTCGGGGGAAAGGTCGACGGCGATAAGGATGTGTTTGTAAGCCATAGTGTTACTCCTTCCATAAGTTGTCGATGACCATCGGGGTTGAAACCCTGATGCTGTTGCACTGCGCTCGCATCCTGCGTTTCACGTGAGCGTAGCGCCCGGCCTTAAGGATCTCATTGTAGAAGATATTTCTACCTTATAACGCTCTTTTGGCACCGTCAATCCGCCTGGATCACGATTCACTTAAGCAATATTTACAACCAGATGCATAGATGATGCTTTCGTTGCTGGCAAAAAAATAAAGTGATCTCCTACACTATAAATAAACCGTACGGAACACCGCCTGCGCAGCTGCCCCGTCCGGCGATTGGTAACACTCTTCGTTGTCTGACTCGGTTGGGTATCCAGGAGCGTGAGTCCTTGTGGGCTCTCGCCGGGGAGGGGATATGGTGATCAGCACTGTTGCACTGTTCTGGGCTTTATGTGTGGTGTGTGTGGTTAACATGGCGCGTTATTACTCATCGCTTCGCGCATTGTTAGTGGTACTTCGTGGTTGTGACCCCTTACTTTATCAGTACGTGGATGGCGGCGGATTTTTCACCTCTCACGGGCAACCCAGCAAACAAATGCGGCTGGTCTGGTACATCTACGGGCAACGCTATCGCGATCATCATGATGACGAGTTTATCCGCCGTTGTGAGCGAGTGCGCCGTCAGTTCATTTTGACCAGCTCATTATGCGGGCTGGTGGTGGTGAGTTTGATTGCGTTGTTGA
Coding sequences:
- the uspA gene encoding universal stress protein UspA gives rise to the protein MAYKHILIAVDLSPESKLLVEKAVSMARPYNAKISLIHVDVNYSDLYTGLIDVNLGDMQKRISDETHQALTELSTNAGYPITETLSGSGDLGQVLVDAIKKYDMDLVVCGHHQDFWSKLMSSARQLINTVHVDMLIVPLRDEEED
- the uspB gene encoding universal stress protein UspB, producing the protein MISTVALFWALCVVCVVNMARYYSSLRALLVVLRGCDPLLYQYVDGGGFFTSHGQPSKQMRLVWYIYGQRYRDHHDDEFIRRCERVRRQFILTSSLCGLVVVSLIALLIWH